AGAGTAATAGACTTCTTTTATGATGAGTTTCTAATGCATTATATTTAATTACCTTATTAAATTTGTATGCTTTGTGCCTAATTTATGTTAAAGAAAATCACAAGGAGTTGCCACTCCTATTAACTGCTATTAATTCTCCATATTTGTTCATTCCCTATTTACCTTCTTTTTATGAGAAGACACACCATGGTTCTGTGGTTATGTAGCTTAACCAGTAATGCTTTATATGAGTCTTTAGAGTTCAGATCTAATgtaaagataggagaaaaaggTTAAAACCTATACATTTTTGTGGTTGTGTTCTCTATCATGCTTTTCCTTGTgtcttttaaaattcatatgtTGCATTTATATGGTTCACTTCTTCATAGGCCTGAAACACTAAATGCGAGAACTATTCAGTATTCAATACATTGACAATGATGTTAAAGATGCAACTCAAGCAAATGGAGAATTGTTACCATTTTTTGTAACAATCAAGCACTTATCTCTGGGCTCTGGCTGTGGAAACATTGCAAAGTAGAAGTTATTGTGTAACTTATAgagttaatataaaatttggtaCTTTCAAGTGCCATATtgtattgtttttgtttgtccttCATTTTCCTTCCATATCAAGCTCTTATCTGCGTTGGTCTCACTTTTAGTTGAACTAAAAACTAAAGATCATTTATCGCCTCATATCACCGTATACTAATAATATACTGTAGAAGTGAGTGGCATGTTACTTTTTGTTGTCTTATGCTTTAATGTCAGTATGGCCATTTTAGCAATTTTCTATTGTACCATTTGTCACCACCGAAGGTGATGCCGCTTGATCCCATCCCCGGTGCCCCCTAATATTCAAGCCATAAATACGAGTGTTTACGGTACGATttggtctatttttttatataaagattatttaaatgaaacataaaaataatatgtagtTTGGTTTAGTTGAATGTAATGTCAAATCTAAATTAAATCAAGCTAATTTTTTTCGTTTTGGTTTATATCGGTTTGatgatttgttaattttttaatttatttttacttgaatttcatttttttaatttcaaaattaattgacataatataaaatttaataactaattaagtcacaatcaatcctttaaaatgatatttacaaagaaatagaacaacaaaaatcaaatttcataaaaaaaagaatattcaatGAAATGCCATATTGTCATTATCGAAATAGAGTTATGGCTTTATAAGAATATAAGAATTGTTAACGTACacagtttaatttgatttttataataataagaagaaaaatccaccagtaaaaaaaagaaaaaaaaaatccaatcttAACCTAGAAAATACAGTTTTTTTtcgtcttttaatttttaatttattttatttttagtttttatgatTAGTTTGAtggtttaaaatatttgaattcgaTTTTAAACACCCCTGTTTGCAATGTCTcctggtaaagaaaaaaaaaaagaagctatttTGACGACTATTTCCACCCGTTTCAAAATAGAACAAAAGAGATATGTGGCGGACAACCAATAAAAATACTGAGCAACTAGTTGAAGGAcgaattcttctttttttttttttttagaggaacgaatttttaattattgtacaTGAAATATGTAATCATATCATATTTATCATTCGATGATACTATACCAAAAAAACATATCATTCAATGATAGATATATACTGGTGGCAATCATTGTctttaactttaattatttgCATTTAATATATAGTATTAACCGAAATAGTGTGtagaatatttaataattcaacTTTCCTAACCAAAATTCCTGAGAGAGTGTTTAGTAGACAGAAAATTTACACACTATTAACTTTTTCAGAAATCTTAAATTGAGTAATTATGATTCTCACgttgatttataattaataacaaaattatgaagaaattataatttttgggaattaattttaactcatttttttaaaaaaaatatttttaaggtgGGATTAGGAATCTAATTTTCTCgaataaagaaaaagttttaattacatattttataaaattctttaattccaaaaaatcatattaaaattaatcaaacatattttatatattcttaataatcataattctcaaaaattgagttatAAGAATAATGATTCTCGGgtataaaaaaaaccataccAAACGCCGCCTGAGACTATTTCTAATGTAAGttgcaattaaaataacaattgtaACTGTAAAAGCAACCTTAAAAGCCGTCTGATTTTATAGGAGAGCAATTCATAATTCATGTGTCATGTGGGAGTAATGATAGTTTCAAATACTAATtccaacttttttattattatcttcgTTGTATATTTTAATGATATGTTATGTGGAAtgatttattaacattttatttaaatatgtttattctCTCTCTAGTtaacttttctcttttatccttatttattttattctttaaacaaaaatcaaaaccaatacaacaatttataaaccttttttaccttttttttaaaaaataaatcccccctttaaaattattttagtttgccTTGATTATCTGAAATACTAAATAATGGATGGAAAACTGAAAATTAAAGACAGATATAATTTGGGAATGTTGTTTAACACTTGTATTTACTTATACAGATTTTCATTGTTTCTATTTACAAGATTTAAATGTGAAgtgatgtttgtttttttttttataagatttgatgtataatattatttgtattaattttagactaaaaatattttttattaaaggaagaaagagaatgtgttacaaataattaaaagatggATGAgtattaatcataataatagtttgaaaaaagttataaatttaaaataaattttttactatcaattaaattaatcatttttttaatcttagtaGATTAGATAATTGAGTATTATATATAAGATCAGACAGAGTAATTATTGATTATACCTTTAAGAGTTAAGTTAGATCCAACAAATAATGactcaattattttgatttttacaataaattattaatttgagtgATACTTAATTTTCTTAAGTAAGATTTTGAGTATGAGACTCGTTGATAAAAGAAACATGCTTGATAATAGAAAATCTCACTAAAAATAATCACTCATGTTTCTCAACAAAGATTAATTATAAGTAAAGtcaatgaataatatatattaatatattttattagttcatcTTTATATCAAGGTTATATGCTCTGTGTGGTATTTTAGTTACTTTCTAgctttttttactaattaaaatttttgtttaactattcaataaactatatttttttagtagcttttaatattttttgaaatgttgcttcaatatatttattcattattattgttatcttttttttaataaatcatgattttattagttTACTATCATTTTACCCATTTCAGTTATTTCACCGgccaattttatcaaacacttataAACTAGTAAGttagttttttcaattttcagttACTAGctaattttttcaacttttaactaatttttcaattaaatttttcaaacATAACGTAAGGCaataataacttttatattaacttattttataatatatttttatattatatcttttattaatttatcttattttatttctacctctaaagtaaaattcaatattattaaaagaaaatattaataattaaaaacaactatatattacaattaaaattatttattgcaaatttaaaatataattgatatatttaaggatattaatttatcataagtTTTAGttctaatataatttacatataaaaaatattcacaataaattttaattttatgaaaacatCTATCATGCTAACTTTTTAAACagaatattatgttaattaataatataggaGTAGATTAATTCTTTATatcaaatagtttaaaataagaacaaacaattgtaaaatagtaataatagagaCTAGTTTTTTAATAATAGTTGTGAGGGTGAAAAAAATAGATTGTCAGCAAATAAGATGTATTTATTATGTGGTTAATGTTAAGTGTTTTATATTACCGATCAATCAAATTATGGTTAAAGTTTAATGTCTTTAATATGTCAGTCTAAactaattttatactattatctATTTTACATTagtctataaatttttttataacataattattataaaaaataataaatttatgatatataataaatttatgtaaacaaatgcaaaataaatatttgaaaattaatttatatatgcaaTTGTGTGtaacttgtttttaaaaaatataactattttttggaaattaaaatgttataataatttataacagtGAAGGATAAAAATAGATGacactaaattaaattattatttttataatagttatagataatttaatactcagaagaaaaaaaaaagataatttaatacATACACTATTTGGTGAGTCtggtaaaaatagtaaaaacttGTACGTGGGTGGGTTAACGGCGGGGACAAAATAGTCACATTACAAAGGTGGATCTCCATCTGAAGAACATAACAGTGACATGCGATCTAAACTGTAACATAACAGAGCTTGAGTTGAGGCACCCtcaccaacaccaacaccaacaccCGCACCGACCAACGCAACAATGGCATCGGCGTTCGTCAAGCTCGATGATTCCCCTATGTTCCAGAGACAGGTTCGCTACTTTCATTCCATTCCTGGATCACACTTTTCGCAATCTAATAAGCTTCAATTCCAGCTTTGCTTCAGATTTGGTTTACTGATAGATACTCTGCCTTTGTCCTACAACATTATTATGCTTTCCTTTGCGCTTAGTTTCTCCTCATACTTTGTTTTTCTTCGCAAATCTTCAAATTGCTGCTAACACAAGCTTGGATTGAGTGTGAAATAACTGTTTCATAGCGAGCGAACCCGAATGATTCGTTAGTTTAGGATAGTGTTGATTGGAATTTGTGGAATGAGGCTTTAGTTTAGGACTTCTTTGGAATTTTTTCGTTGATTTCGATTGAGCAAAGAAATAGGGATTTATACGAGCTTTTTCTGAAAGGAAGGTATCTTCCATTGCCACTTTTTGTTGGATAGATTTGTCTTCTTGGTGCTTTATGATGTTCAGCTAGTCACCTTttctctctgtgtgtgtgtgtgtgtgtgtgtgtgtgaagatGTGTTCTTCCTGTTTTGTTTGATGATGTTCCTTTTGTCTCCGGAAACCagattccttatttttttttttacttttgtacTCCTTTACTCTCTTCAATTTCTGTAACTTGTGCTGTTTCTCCCCAAAATAAGTATGTGCCTATACATTTCCAATTATTTATATTGGTCAAGATTACTGGATTAGTAAGTTATTAGttctttactatttttttatcaagatgATTCCttgctgtaatttttttttttgatgtgGGACAGTTATATTCTCTCGAAGAAACAACTGATGAGTTAACGGATCGGTGCCAGAAACTATATAAAGGGTGCAGGAAGTTTATGTAAGTGCTTAATGGCATTCATGTATAGAGTATTAGATCTGTTTTTACATGTACTAAGTTAAttcttgattttgaatttttatttttatttaggaaTGATTTTCTTGAATACAGCAGAAAGAAGTATAGGGCTAGTTTTTCTCCTCTGTTCATGGTTGTTTCAAGGGGATTTCTATTGTTGATCAAATATGCTAAGAAATTAGACAGCTTTGTTGCATTTGTGAGCCATGTTAACTCACCATTATCTTCTGATTCTTCTCGTTATTCTTTTTAGGAGAATTTCATATCTCACTCTCTAGTTGTACTTTCTCTAGTTTGTTTCTAATAGTATTcttccataacttttcaatctgTTTTTTGACACATTGAAGTTGGTCTATTAATTAAATGCAAATGTGTTTGAACTCAAAAATTGACGTTACCAAACTTGGCCATGAACTGGTATATGTGGAATATCTAAATATTAATGTTCACCAAGTTTAATTAAATGACTAGAGCCAGGGTCTTctgtaataataaattttcatcTATTTGTAATTGTAGATAGTTATTGATTAATGATTGTGGTGGCTAAAAGATGTGGCTTTAAATGTACAAGCACCACATTTTGGTTGAAAATTTTACCAATCAAATTTGCCCAACAAACTATTTGTTGGAACCACTGAAGGTGAAGTTATTAATTCTTTATTCTGCAACTCCTCAGGACAGCTTTGGGGGAAGCATATAATGGAGAAATATCCTTTGCTGATTCATTAGAAGTATTTGGTGGCGGCCAAGATGACCCTGTCAGTGTATCAATTGGAGgttgttgaaatttattttcatatgttgTTTTACTTTCTCTTCTATTTCCGAAGCACAAACTTTGACATGGACACcactatatgtgtgtgtgtcaaatgaaattaaatgtaaacgacataacaaaaaattaaaatgatgatCAAGATTTGTATATTCTTGTATATTCATCTTTCTATGATAATGAGTCTCCCAAAATCATATTGAgagactttattttttaatattttatgttacaTTTTAAGCCAAGATTTAtgaatgtttgaaaaaaaataatactagtgTCTTCGAAGTGTCCATCCATATGGAGGTGCAAGTGTTGGCTCAAGTGTCCGAgctaataacaaattatttttaaacagaCACTTATTGAGGAGTATTCAATATGTGCCGTGCAAGTGTTTGAGAGGTCTCAGTGTCAGTTACATGCCTGGCACCCTAACACCTCAAGCAAGAGGAGTGTCCGTGCTTCATTTATGAAACAACTATATTTTGTGCACTGTTAAATGTGTTAGTAGCTTAtagttttaatttagttttctttAACTTATAAGAGGTTATTAAAAAATGACAGACCTTAccctgattttaattttttaataaatagattTATATGTAGTTTTGgaccacttttttctttttaccataTAACTTTCTCAGGAACAGCCATGTCACCACTCAAGCTCCACATAAACTGCTTTGGTGCCTgatgataatatataataagtgGGATACCTTCTATCATGAAGACAGCACTGACCATTACTAAATGTAAGgtgtatttttctttctaaaactgTTTCTTTATGTAGGGCCTGTGATATCTAAGTTTATTACCACACTGCGTGAGCTAACTTCTTTTAAAGAGCTTCTTCGTTCACAGGTGAGTCCTTTAACCACAAAGCTGCACTTTTTTCCTTGGAAGTTTTAATAGTGACTATGAGACTTGTTACTTTAGGTGTTTGATCTTGAAGGCAATGGTTTTTTGGTCTGCTTATTCAACTAcctcaaattttctaaaacaaacattaaaaaaactcTTGATTTATCTCACTTTAAACTGAATCGTAATAAATTTGACAGGATATAAGTTGGTTTAATGTATTGAGTGGAGTGCCCATATACTGATGGTGTTCAAAAGTCTAGTATTGATTGTGCAGATCATACACTTATCATTCATATAGtagtaaaatgataattatgtgagtttttctcttttctcctttttacttTGTTGTGTCTGTGAATTGTGTCATGTCAAAAGCAGGTCTAACTcgaagaaacaaaaaagtttAAGAAATTAAGTAGTTCATTCCTCTAGAatccagaaaaatcaaatggaACTTCAACAACAGTTTCCTTATTTTGAAAAAGTGAAGCAATGGGTAAATGATGACTAAAGCTATGGAAGTTCCCAGTTAACCTTTTCACCTAAAGAACGATAGTTCTAAAGGTTCCAACTTTGTCTGTAATAAAATTGGACTATACTTGAAAATTCTTTCTTTGTTTAAGCTTTTACTTTCATGAAAATTTGCTGCTTGCATCAGATCTGTTAGGTTGTATAGTAAAGGAATAAAGAGAAACACAAATTAAAGAGCAACACTTGTGTACTTATCTGTGGTGGGCAATTGCTAAAGCCATCTTAATGTTTTGTTGatgtagatttttttattcGAGTAATTACATGACAGATTTCTTGTATAGGTAGAGCATGTGTTGATTGACCGGCTGACAGAGTTTATGAACGTTGATTTGCAAGATGCAaaggtattttctttttctctaggcttaatgtttcttttgtaaaagttgttttattatatatataaattaattattacattacATTTACTTGATGCTTGTTTGTATCAGGATTCTCGCCGTCGTTTTGACAAAGCTGTGCATTCGTATGATCAGgtattgagaaaataaaaaagtctaTTTTCAAAGttgatgatgattttttttaaaagaaaaattattgtatatgCAAATATTACCAGTAATTTTGGTAAATCAAATTGGTGTTCATAAGTTAATGCTTCAATTTTCCTTGTGATGTTTAGATATTCTTATTACAGTTCAGTGCTTCTGTTGTACATTGTTTAAATGATAATTCCTTTCCTTTTGTGAGGCCTAGATATTCTTTTTGTGATGTCTCTTTTGGGTATCCATCCTATGTattgttcctttttcttttccttaagTCGTTTAGTTATTTATCAACTTCTAGGATTCCTCATAAGAGAGTTTcttggatgttttttttttttttttttatataacatggATGATTTTAGTCCTTTGATGGTTAAACTTATCTTGTTTGTATTGGTTCATAAGAATTTTGGCTTTTTAAGGTAATTGACCATGATTTATgtggattaattattttttgcaatTATTTCTTAAGCCCTTTGTTTAATTTGTCTATTGACTGAACAGTTGTTTATGGTAAATTATACTTGGATGAAAGCCCTAGGTAATACCCCCAGGGCTACTCCTTATTAGTATTTGTggtgataaaaattattttagaatcaAACTTCTATTTTACAGTCTAAGTGCTCACATAAGCATTTAGGTAAGGCTTGCTTAATTTGACAGTGGCTTCAGTGCTAATTTAAGTCATCTACAGAAGCCTTGCCTATAAAGACATTCTCATGTTGCACTTGAATGCCTCTTTTGAAAGTGGTAATTTGCTTACATCCTCGATTTCAGCatcataaatttttcatttatctAATGTTTTATGCATATTTGGACtatatttaaaccaaaatacTCAATTTCTCAGAGTTACAATTAATTATGATCTCTAACATATTCATTATCTCTTTAATCCAGTCACGAGAGAAGTTTGTCTCTTTGAAGAAGAATACACCGGAAGATGTTGTTGCTGAATTAGAAGAGGTTTTCTGTATCAATTTTGTTTATGATAAATAGCTTCTAAAAAATTCTAGTCGTATCTGAGGTTTCCCTTAACTTTCATGTACTGTGTGTGCCATGATTTCAGATTATGGTGAAAAACTAATTTTGTGACTTCAGAAGAGACAACTTTAAAAGGATATTACTAAAATTATATCATGTGAAACTTACAACAACCAATCTCTCTTAGGTACTGCCCTGTCATCCAGAGTATTTCATAACTCATGGACTCTAAATGAGTCAATGTTGAGACTATGGCTGTTATGTTAATAGCATTATACCCTGAGATTAGCATCCTTTCTGAATTTAAAGGAACTCCAAAAGTCTGATAGAAACCTTGAACTAGTTAGTACCAAACCCAAAATAACTAAGGCtatgttaagaaaagaaaagagtggcTTTGTAGGGGATCACAACGAAatggaagagaatgaaaaggatttttTCATGTAACTAATTGCTGAGTTGGCAAGGTGGGAAAAACAGGTGATTcggttgtatttttttatcagcaaatctGGTTGTATGGGGTATAAGGCTAGGAAGTGATAATTGAGAGGGTAGGCTGGAATTAGCTAGGACTTTGGGAGAGACTAGGCACTCTAACTTCCtataacttttttccttttagttGTATTTTCTTCCGCACTATTTTTCACACAATCAGGTCCTGTATCACCTTTGAACAGGTCTTATATCATCAACAAACACTGTTAACTTTCAGCGTTACTCTGTTATAATTTTGGCACCTATAATTCATTGAGTGACTATTCATTATCACAAGCCATTATTCTTAATCCAGTCACGAGAGAAGTTTGTCTATTACAAGCACCTATAATATTACAAGGAAATAATTTCtattactatttaatatttatgaatgATGTGACATATATCTAGACATGTTACATCACAAACCATGGTCCATGCCAAGACACCAACAaggattattatattttttttaaaaaaattattaggaaaACCAACAGTTTTTTTTGGAGGACTAAATAGTCAAATTTACAATGATTAAAAACATAGTTaagtcttttgttttttaatttttggcatatttttttatgactgtGTGAGtcgtattatttaattaattttatcatactCTGATCCATGGCAGGATCTACAAAACTCAAAATCAGCATTTGAGAAAAGTCGCTTCAATCTAGTATGTCTTCTACAATTATGAATCTTTTTTGCTGACATCTTcagcttttctttttattattatgaaccTGGCTATTGGGTTTTAAGGAGTGCAGGTAAACTCTCTCATGAATATTGAAGTGAAAAAGAAGTACGAGTTCTTGGAGTCCATTAGTGCAATAATGGATGCTCATTTGAGATATTTTAAACTGGTCTGTAAATTGGTGGCAATTCTTCATAAGTGAATGttcaactctttttcttttatgcttttaattattactttgtACTAAACAAGTTATCTTTTGCTTTAGGGTTATGACTTACTAAGCCAAATGGAGCCCTATATTCACCAGGTATTAAGTGTACTCTTTTGTTTCCCACAAGCAAATATATTGAAGATAAAATTATGAACATACTTGATACAACAGTTGAAAAAGGATGACAATTGGCATGCTTCATTCATTTTTAGTAGCCAAAACTGACCTTATTAAATTGAAGCTAGAGTATTTTATTTGCTAATTTCAAACAACAATATTTAGCACTTGATTGGCATAGATGAAGTACCCTTTACAAGTGTGTAAAACTTAATGTCAATTTCTCACTACCTTCACTATTGAGTGTCATAATTTTCCTCGTATAATACAGTCTccttatttgtaattttgttggCCTTGGAAGAATTGACTTAGCATAGGGATGACACTACTTTGTGACAAAATGTAAATAAGAACAATGGGAGTTATGAACTTGTGAACTTTCAATCACTTGTACAAAAAATTGTTTCTCCCACATTAAAAAGTTGCTCTATCtcttgaaaaggaaaaaaaggaaactaTCGTGTAAGACGAGTTTTAAGGTCAAAATGTGCTTAACCTTTCTCTTAGATATCTCTTGCACTATCTTTACTAGGACTGTATAGCTCTACCATTTTCTTGCTTGTTCTATGCTGTGGGTTCTTCTATGTGATTTGGGGCATGTTATGTATGAGCATTTTTATACATTGTGACACTACAAAATGTTTTCTTTgacagttttattttataatgatcAACTTTGAAGTAATCtctttaatatttgatgatggTGGCTATCAATGACTCATACCTAGATTGTTGCATGAAAATTATGACCTGATTTTACTTTTGTGTATTTTCCTGAAATTAGGTGCTAACATATGCACAGCAATCAAAAGAACTTGCTAATATTGAGCAAGATAAGCTTGCAAAACGGATTCAGGAATACAGAACACAGGCAGAGCTGGAGAATATACGAGCTTCTAGCAATTATATAGAAACCGTTCTAGGTTCTGATGGCACCCATGTTGTGGGTTTGAACTCTTACAGAAGTTTTGAAGCAGGGGTGCAACCTGCAACAACCAAAGGGGAGGCAAGTAATTGGCCTTTTCTGGTTAATATGTGAAAGTTCTCCTGTTTATGACTTTATGTTAAATACATtggttttcatttatattttccctttttctttattttgtgtcttctaaatttaatttttacccTCGCTTACAGGTTCAAACAGTTAAACAGGGTTATCTGTTAAAACGATCATCAAGCTCACGTGGAGATTGGAAACGGAGGTTCTTTGTACTTGATAACCAAGGGAATTTATATTATTACAGAGTGAAGGGTGTCAAACCCATGgtagttatttttgtctttatttgtTTTGACCTATCAAGCAATTTGCTAATGTTTACTTCCAAATCTGTCCCCAGGGCTCTCAGTCATATAATTATACTCGCTCGTCTGAACAAAACAGTGGCATGTTTGGTAGATTCCGTACAAGACACAATAGGGCCACATCTCTAAATGAGGATATTTTAGGTTCTTGTATGGTTGATCTGTGCACATCCACTATAAAGATGGATGCAGATGATACAGATTTACGTCTTTGCTTCCGAATAATTTCtccctcaaaatcatacacACTACAGGTGACTGATTGActtatttcatatatttaaatgattCATAAAACAAGCCACTGTATTGTGTCCACCTATCTTGGTGATAACCAAACATAATTTCTGATCTTGTATTGATCTCTCATTTGTGTGATACAATTTTTCTATTTCAGGAGAAAATAGACATTTTGTTGGTTAAAGTTGTAGTTTTGAGTCTTTTAGATTGAGCTTCTTTGTTAGATCTTGTATCAAATTCTGTGTGCTGGCTTGGTCTAGTTCTGGATTGGTTTTTCGAAGCTGATTTTCCAAATTTGTTTCATCAGGCTGAAAATGAAGCTGATAGGATGGACTGGGTAAACAAAATTACTGGAGCTATCACATCGCTTTTTAATTCTCAGTTTCTTCAACAGGTTATCTGTTCAAACTTTTTGAAGCATAGCATCCTGCCAAGATGTCCATATAAGATGTTATATCAACACTAATTCATTCATAATTGCTGCAGCCTCAATTTGGTAGAGTGCATTCACAGAATAAAAACTCAGCAGCTGGTGCTTCTTTGGCAAGTCAATCAGAGGATAGTCAGAAATCATTGAGGGATGGCATATATTCCAAGGAAGTGGTTAGTGTGTCAAAGATTTTAAGGGGAATTCCTGGGAATGATAAATGTGCTGAGTGCAGTGCTCCTGATCCAGACTGGGCATCTCTAAACCTTGGCATATTGCTGTGTATTGAATGCTCTGGAGTGCATCGAAATCTTGGTGTTCATGTCTCAAAGGTGCATTCTTTCAGATATAGATGCAAACCATTTATTTACGTGATTATGTCTATCTCTATTGTTgcaaataataatactaaatgTACTTAGGAAATAGCATGTTCATGTATCTCCTGTTAAAATGCATTTATTATTCATGGGCATTATATTAGCGTCTAGA
The nucleotide sequence above comes from Glycine soja cultivar W05 chromosome 11, ASM419377v2, whole genome shotgun sequence. Encoded proteins:
- the LOC114375652 gene encoding ADP-ribosylation factor GTPase-activating protein AGD4-like isoform X4, with translation MPLLKVSREKFVSLKKNTPEDVVAELEEDLQNSKSAFEKSRFNLVNSLMNIEVKKKYEFLESISAIMDAHLRYFKLGYDLLSQMEPYIHQVLTYAQQSKELANIEQDKLAKRIQEYRTQAELENIRASSNYIETVLGSDGTHVVGLNSYRSFEAGVQPATTKGEVQTVKQGYLLKRSSSSRGDWKRRFFVLDNQGNLYYYRVKGVKPMGSQSYNYTRSSEQNSGMFGRFRTRHNRATSLNEDILGSCMVDLCTSTIKMDADDTDLRLCFRIISPSKSYTLQAENEADRMDWVNKITGAITSLFNSQFLQQPQFGRVHSQNKNSAAGASLASQSEDSQKSLRDGIYSKEVVSVSKILRGIPGNDKCAECSAPDPDWASLNLGILLCIECSGVHRNLGVHVSKVRSITLDVRVWENTVLELFDNLGNAYCNSVWEGLLLLDHERLGESNVPMKPCSTDAFQHKEKYIQAKYVEKSLIIREEDIPGNPSVSIRIWQAVQAVNVREVYRLIVTSTSNLINTKYYDESHHAADAKGHQHDPEACLRVEETTETERCFRGWSLLHLACHSGSALMVELLLQFGADVNMCDYHERTPLHHCITSGKNQLAKFLLRRGARPSVKDAGGLTVLERAMERGAITDEELFILLAECQ